From one Thermatribacter velox genomic stretch:
- a CDS encoding DivIVA domain-containing protein encodes MSLQPEDLLQIEFGTAFRGYNREEVDEFLEEIASYFQELLNQQAKLTQENEFLKQKLHQQETEIQRLKAKQEELKKQIEAEKDLLQKEAQMIVAEARLKAQNLLGEAERKKYRLELEYRKLLEQYRQFQLRFKALLQTFLESLNQYEKELPEISLLLDSNASQDSIGEVVRFSLEDFQEKK; translated from the coding sequence ATGTCTTTACAACCTGAAGACCTTTTGCAGATAGAATTTGGAACCGCCTTTCGAGGTTATAACAGAGAGGAAGTAGATGAGTTTCTGGAAGAGATAGCCAGCTATTTTCAGGAACTGCTCAATCAACAAGCTAAATTGACTCAAGAAAATGAGTTTCTGAAACAAAAACTTCATCAACAGGAAACAGAAATCCAGAGACTAAAAGCCAAACAGGAAGAATTGAAAAAACAAATTGAAGCCGAGAAAGATTTGCTCCAGAAGGAAGCTCAGATGATTGTTGCTGAAGCTCGCCTGAAAGCCCAGAATCTTCTCGGCGAAGCGGAAAGAAAGAAATACAGATTGGAACTTGAGTATCGGAAGTTACTGGAGCAGTATCGGCAGTTCCAATTGCGCTTTAAGGCCCTTTTGCAAACTTTCCTGGAGAGCTTGAACCAGTATGAGAAAGAACTACCAGAAATTTCTTTACTTCTTGACTCCAATGCATCGCAGGACTCAATTGGGGAAGTTGTCCGTTTTTCTCTCGAGGATTTTCAGGAAAAAAAGTGA
- the lspA gene encoding signal peptidase II gives MGRKWLIIIVIVTLGIATDQVSKWCIQNFINLPYPLIRGFFELRLRHNPGSAFGIKILSTPQLLVITVAVTVVFLLFFALDKAGNPKNQRLFTWGASFYISGAWGNLIDRLRLGYVVDFFYTPFWATFNLADVLIVLGMGLILLGFLYRGKDEEAEDSGL, from the coding sequence ATGGGCCGGAAGTGGCTGATTATCATCGTAATTGTCACTCTGGGCATTGCCACTGACCAGGTGTCGAAATGGTGTATACAGAATTTCATTAACCTTCCCTATCCCTTGATAAGGGGTTTTTTTGAGCTGCGCTTAAGGCACAACCCGGGTAGTGCCTTTGGAATAAAGATTTTGAGTACACCCCAGCTTCTCGTCATTACGGTTGCTGTAACTGTCGTATTTCTTCTCTTTTTTGCGCTGGATAAGGCAGGAAACCCCAAAAATCAGCGCCTCTTTACCTGGGGTGCGAGCTTCTACATATCGGGAGCCTGGGGCAATCTTATCGATAGGTTACGTCTGGGATATGTTGTTGATTTCTTCTATACGCCTTTTTGGGCTACTTTCAACCTGGCCGACGTTCTGATCGTTTTGGGAATGGGGCTTATCCTGTTAGGTTTTCTTTACAGAGGAAAGGATGAAGAAGCAGAAGATTCTGGTTTATGA
- a CDS encoding RluA family pseudouridine synthase translates to MKKQKILVYDEAGARLDAWLARNFPEASRSLLARLIKDGKVRVNRTTITKTSKKVNPGDVIEITWEGKQFLELEPFPLPLEVVYQDEDILVINKPAGIATHPVSLLEKNTLVNALLYHGVGLARYGAPLRPGVVHRLDKETSGVMVFAKSDVAYLKLIEEFRKRKVNKVYLAIVEGKWEENSAELTLPISRNRKNPCLMEVNFKQGKEAHTLIKPYLSGENYSLLIVSPRTGRTHQIRVHLSFIGHPIVGDKRYGTAWGAQQMPRQALHAFSLSLEHPTRSEKLAFYADLPEDMKEFLLKHFKKLPTPEEILAVQKAFFRS, encoded by the coding sequence ATGAAGAAGCAGAAGATTCTGGTTTATGATGAAGCGGGGGCCCGCTTGGATGCCTGGTTGGCAAGAAACTTTCCCGAAGCATCTCGTTCTCTACTTGCCAGACTCATCAAAGACGGCAAGGTTAGAGTAAATCGCACCACTATCACGAAAACCAGTAAGAAAGTGAATCCTGGAGACGTCATAGAAATTACCTGGGAAGGAAAACAGTTTTTAGAACTTGAGCCATTCCCTCTTCCCCTGGAAGTAGTTTATCAGGATGAGGATATCTTGGTCATCAACAAACCAGCGGGCATAGCCACTCACCCGGTGAGCCTTCTGGAAAAAAATACCCTGGTCAATGCACTGCTTTATCACGGGGTAGGGTTGGCTCGGTATGGAGCTCCCTTGCGTCCAGGTGTTGTGCACCGTCTTGATAAGGAAACTTCTGGAGTTATGGTTTTTGCCAAATCAGACGTGGCCTACCTCAAACTGATAGAGGAATTCAGAAAACGGAAAGTCAACAAAGTTTATCTCGCCATTGTTGAAGGGAAATGGGAAGAAAACTCAGCTGAACTGACTTTACCCATTTCCAGAAACAGAAAGAATCCCTGTTTGATGGAAGTCAATTTTAAGCAGGGCAAAGAGGCTCACACGCTTATTAAACCCTACCTGAGCGGGGAAAACTATTCACTGCTTATAGTTAGTCCCCGAACTGGCCGTACTCATCAAATACGTGTCCACCTGAGTTTCATCGGTCATCCAATTGTAGGGGACAAGCGGTACGGTACCGCCTGGGGTGCCCAGCAAATGCCAAGGCAAGCCCTTCATGCTTTTTCCCTGAGTTTGGAACACCCTACTCGAAGTGAGAAACTCGCTTTTTACGCAGATCTTCCCGAGGATATGAAGGAGTTCTTGCTTAAACACTTTAAAAAGCTTCCAACCCCAGAGGAAATTCTGGCTGTACAAAAAGCGTTTTTTCGTTCCTAA
- a CDS encoding NFACT family protein, giving the protein MQTLEGLPLRFLIKELKTTITGARIQDVLLLPQKGFALRLYTQNTSSGYLVTYFHPNVNVLFFSSQCPDKKLNLVNHWIQTTKKNLVGGHITEIEQIGWDRVVRLFIRNPSLWESGEKQFYLIFELTGRNANLVLVEADSQRILSAARFIGQKESSLRHILPDLVYSLPPYPEGKLDPLLFWESKVFVPGSEAIVVDGPGWFIRNFEGVGSFLGKYLWRKIGDRPTSHQEIRKAWEEILQPLFKENYKVYLFFEKAHQRPLGIFWKEDGYSDAQTLAFSTFSEAVEAYLRALHNWQKQHALKESRLKELQKELETIRWEKEKIVSSLPDEEEIETTRLKGELLKLWPNLEIVKRDDAGLIVRNIFSPSQEEIHIALDSALSVTQNMQNYFQLYRKLLKRATMAKKKLAILEKRESEILGKLESLAEDSTKIAYYEQSEGGTFSPRRFPPGITGYRTPQGNYILIGKNARANHLLISKVASRKDLWFHARDIPGSHVVLKIINTSQKLREDVERAAKLAAFYSKGRAESSVPIIMTEVKYLRFAPGSDLGKVLFRNEKTLFVQPEFPLGLEAF; this is encoded by the coding sequence ATGCAAACTCTGGAAGGATTGCCCCTGAGATTTTTGATTAAGGAATTAAAGACCACGATAACTGGAGCTCGCATACAGGATGTTTTGTTGCTTCCTCAGAAGGGCTTTGCTTTAAGGCTTTACACTCAAAACACATCCAGTGGTTACTTGGTTACTTATTTTCACCCCAATGTGAATGTCTTATTTTTCTCGAGTCAGTGTCCTGATAAGAAACTCAATCTGGTTAACCACTGGATACAAACTACCAAGAAAAACCTTGTAGGTGGTCATATCACGGAGATAGAACAGATTGGTTGGGACCGGGTGGTGAGATTGTTTATCAGAAATCCCAGTCTATGGGAAAGTGGCGAAAAACAGTTTTACTTGATTTTTGAACTAACCGGCAGAAATGCCAATTTGGTTCTTGTCGAAGCTGACTCACAGCGTATTTTAAGTGCTGCACGGTTCATCGGGCAAAAGGAAAGCAGTCTCAGGCATATACTTCCAGATCTTGTTTATTCCCTACCTCCTTATCCAGAAGGTAAACTGGACCCCTTGCTTTTTTGGGAAAGCAAGGTTTTTGTTCCAGGAAGTGAAGCAATAGTTGTTGATGGACCAGGCTGGTTTATCAGGAATTTTGAAGGCGTGGGTTCTTTTCTTGGCAAATACCTGTGGCGTAAAATAGGGGACAGACCCACTTCACATCAAGAGATACGGAAAGCATGGGAAGAAATCCTGCAACCCCTGTTCAAGGAAAACTACAAAGTTTATCTTTTCTTTGAAAAAGCACACCAAAGACCTCTGGGCATCTTCTGGAAAGAAGATGGGTATTCCGATGCCCAAACACTGGCATTTTCCACCTTCTCCGAGGCGGTGGAAGCTTATCTTCGTGCTTTGCACAACTGGCAAAAACAGCATGCGTTGAAAGAAAGTCGACTTAAGGAACTCCAGAAAGAGTTAGAAACTATAAGGTGGGAGAAAGAAAAAATTGTTTCTTCTTTGCCCGATGAAGAAGAAATAGAAACAACGCGCCTTAAGGGAGAGCTCCTCAAATTGTGGCCAAATCTTGAAATTGTTAAGAGAGACGATGCGGGACTAATCGTTCGCAATATTTTTTCTCCCTCTCAAGAAGAAATTCACATCGCCTTGGATTCTGCTTTGAGTGTTACCCAGAACATGCAGAATTACTTCCAGCTTTACAGGAAACTTTTGAAAAGGGCTACCATGGCAAAAAAGAAACTTGCTATACTTGAGAAAAGGGAATCAGAAATACTGGGCAAACTTGAAAGCCTCGCTGAAGATAGCACAAAAATAGCATATTATGAGCAAAGTGAGGGCGGAACCTTTTCCCCACGACGTTTTCCTCCAGGTATAACAGGCTACCGTACACCCCAAGGCAATTACATTTTGATAGGAAAGAACGCCAGAGCTAACCACCTTTTAATTAGCAAAGTGGCTTCCAGGAAAGACTTGTGGTTCCATGCTCGAGACATACCCGGTTCTCATGTAGTCTTGAAAATTATAAACACCTCACAGAAATTGAGAGAAGATGTGGAACGTGCGGCCAAATTGGCAGCTTTTTATTCCAAAGGAAGAGCCGAGAGTAGCGTTCCAATAATCATGACTGAAGTAAAGTATTTACGATTTGCTCCCGGAAGCGATTTGGGCAAGGTTTTGTTTAGGAACGAAAAAACGCTTTTTGTACAGCCAGAATTTCCTCTGGGGTTGGAAGCTTTTTAA
- a CDS encoding YicC/YloC family endoribonuclease, producing the protein MRSMTGFGFAEGEGTLGTYRVHIKSVNHRFLDINIRMPRELYVWEELLNQSIKSRISRGKVELRIDFEPRLENFTIEVNPRLARSYLDALETLCKELGLNFSPHIELILSLGEIIKLNKENQCWEEEWDLFRAIFEKAIQAFLESRESEGLKMKEDIEKHLEKISKAAEQLKKHNDQVTEFFRQKLSKRIAELLPQLPVNETLLAQEVVYYVERSDINEEITRIKAHVERIRSLLNAEGPVGRELEFVLQEIHREVNTIGAKSAHLRISEMVIDLKTALEKLREQVQNIE; encoded by the coding sequence ATGAGAAGCATGACCGGTTTTGGTTTTGCCGAAGGTGAGGGCACACTTGGCACTTACCGAGTGCATATCAAAAGTGTCAACCACCGCTTTCTGGATATAAACATCAGAATGCCGAGAGAACTCTATGTTTGGGAGGAACTGCTCAACCAGTCTATAAAATCCCGCATTTCCAGGGGAAAGGTTGAGTTGCGCATTGACTTTGAGCCTCGGCTGGAAAACTTTACCATTGAAGTGAATCCCCGGCTTGCTCGTTCTTACCTCGATGCCCTTGAAACTCTTTGCAAGGAACTGGGGCTCAACTTTAGCCCTCATATAGAGCTTATCCTCAGTTTGGGAGAAATAATCAAACTGAACAAGGAGAATCAGTGCTGGGAAGAGGAGTGGGATCTTTTTAGGGCAATTTTTGAAAAAGCTATTCAAGCTTTTTTGGAGTCAAGAGAGAGCGAAGGCCTAAAGATGAAAGAGGATATAGAGAAACACCTGGAAAAGATTAGCAAAGCTGCAGAACAACTAAAAAAACACAACGACCAGGTTACTGAGTTTTTTCGCCAGAAACTATCCAAGCGAATTGCTGAACTATTACCGCAGTTGCCTGTAAACGAAACTCTTCTGGCCCAGGAAGTGGTATATTACGTTGAACGAAGCGATATCAACGAGGAAATAACGCGCATAAAGGCCCACGTAGAAAGAATACGTTCTCTTCTTAATGCCGAAGGTCCGGTTGGTAGGGAACTGGAGTTTGTGTTGCAAGAAATACATCGTGAGGTGAACACCATTGGAGCTAAATCGGCTCACTTGAGGATATCGGAAATGGTTATTGACCTCAAAACAGCTCTTGAGAAACTACGGGAACAGGTTCAAAACATAGAATAA
- the gmk gene encoding guanylate kinase: protein MAGILFVISGPSGVGKSTVRKEVMKRCSGLRYSISCTTRPPREGEINGVDYLFVDLSTFEAMKRQGEFLEWARVHGNYYGTPRKPIEEWLKKGEDVILEIDVQGAKQVKKNFKGGVFIFIAPPSLKALEERLKKRNTDREDEILLRMTNARIEMQCISDYDYLVVNDQLEEAVNKLLSIIIAERCRIRKPHFWGGEK, encoded by the coding sequence ATGGCGGGTATTCTTTTTGTCATCTCGGGACCCTCAGGGGTGGGGAAAAGCACGGTTAGAAAAGAAGTAATGAAAAGATGTTCGGGGCTTCGATACTCCATTTCCTGTACTACCAGGCCTCCGCGTGAAGGCGAAATCAATGGGGTAGACTATTTGTTTGTGGATCTTTCGACTTTTGAAGCGATGAAACGCCAAGGGGAGTTCCTGGAATGGGCCAGAGTGCACGGTAATTACTACGGAACCCCTCGCAAACCCATTGAGGAATGGCTGAAAAAAGGGGAAGACGTAATTTTGGAGATAGATGTCCAAGGAGCGAAACAGGTCAAAAAAAATTTTAAGGGAGGAGTTTTTATCTTTATAGCACCTCCCTCACTTAAGGCCTTGGAGGAAAGGTTGAAAAAGCGGAATACGGATCGCGAGGATGAAATACTCCTTCGCATGACTAATGCACGTATTGAAATGCAGTGCATTTCTGATTATGATTATCTAGTGGTTAACGACCAGCTTGAAGAAGCGGTAAACAAATTATTGTCAATTATCATTGCTGAACGGTGCAGGATAAGGAAACCTCATTTTTGGGGAGGCGAAAAGTAG
- the rpoZ gene encoding DNA-directed RNA polymerase subunit omega gives MIPIDKLLEKTGDRYTLTTVVAKRAKQISEGATPLVELDKPHKPIFVAIQEVVEDKIEFYEPQEDDLSPEQPLEE, from the coding sequence ATGATTCCCATAGATAAACTGCTTGAAAAAACTGGAGATAGATATACCTTGACCACCGTTGTTGCCAAAAGGGCAAAACAAATAAGCGAAGGAGCCACCCCCTTGGTAGAGCTGGACAAACCTCATAAGCCTATCTTTGTAGCTATTCAGGAAGTAGTTGAGGACAAAATTGAGTTTTACGAACCCCAAGAAGATGATTTATCACCCGAGCAACCTCTGGAAGAATAA